In Odocoileus virginianus isolate 20LAN1187 ecotype Illinois chromosome 5, Ovbor_1.2, whole genome shotgun sequence, a single window of DNA contains:
- the LOC110145394 gene encoding SLAM family member 9-like isoform X1, translating into MIRRHLIAPPPSPTLEQTDIVLTVLSRVEEKYETCSPHHPESNQRMLLLWPHRLSRQPVMGPCSEDPHLCRPSRLLGFTSFLLSVCSTEVKSSGAHGSGVQDSGVHVSLQGVQGGSVLFHLTKKQEADPEEVSWGFGPESNYRVLLRVRRGADTPTWVSLQDKYQHRVHVPNVTSLRIENLTPEDSGEYRARASFTGGRELTQVFLLTVYGTVPLPEIHVKSASITPGWCNVTLECRAPGDTEDLKVNWEIKGLPRELEQRVTSELPSNSWNLTLNLPLSQPAASLNCVVSNQVDQKTATLDLGKVCVSDSPRNSSAKTLPGIIGAVVIMLLILVIGLFLWKTYKKKRKMKTGRGVEFQGDPGDNDGGIQYAELSQQGSGEVTHKGAGKQHLEEKESSTVYSEVYKPEREAMKIT; encoded by the exons ATGATCAGGAGACATTTGATA gctcctcctccctccccaactcTGGAGCAGACTGACATAGTCCTCACAGTACTTTCAAGAGTAGAGGAAAAATATGAGACTTGCTCTCCTCATCACCCCGAAAGTAACCAGAGG ATGCTTCTTCTCTGGCCTCACAGGCTGAGCAGGCAGCCTGTGATGGGGCCCTGCTCAGAAGACCCCCACCTCTgcaggccctccaggctcctgggaTTCACCAGCTTCCTCCTCA GTGTCTGCAGCACTGAGGTCAAGAGTTCTGGAGCACATGGTTCTGGAGTTCAGGATTCTGGAGTCCATGTTTCCCTGCAGGGGGTCCAAGGAGGTTCTGTGTTGTTTCATCTGACCAAGAAGCAAGAAGCTGACCCAGAGGAGGTCTCATGGGGCTTTGGCCCTGAGTCAAACTACAGAGTCCTGCTGCGAGTCCGCCGTGGGGCAGACACCCCAACCTGGGTCAGCCTCCAGGACAAGTACCAGCACAGGGTCCATGTGCCCAATGTGACGTCCCTGAGGATTGAGAACCTGACCCCAGAGGACAGTGGGGAGTACCGGGCTCGAGCCAGCTTCACTGGAGGAAGAGAACTTACCCAGGTTTTCCTCCTCACTGTCTATG GAACTGTACCCCTTCCTGAGATCCATGTCAAGTCAGCATCCATCACACCAGGCTGGTGCAATGTCACTCTGGAGTGCAGAGCCCCAGGGGATACAGAGGACCTGAAGGTGAACTGGGAGATCAAGGGCCTTCCCAGGGAGCTGGAGCAGAGAGTGACATCAGAACTACCCTCCAACTCCTGGAACCTGACTCTGAACCTGCCCCTGAGCCAGCCTGCTGCCAGCTTGAACTGTGTGGTCAGCAACCAGGTGGACCAGAAAACTGCCACCTTAGACCTGGGGAAAGTCTGTGTCTCTG ATTCACCTAGAAACAGCAGTGCTAAGACCCTGCCAGGCATCATAGGGGCTGTTGTGATTATGCTGTTGATCCTCGTAATTGGACTGTTCCTTTGGAAGACCTataagaagaagaggaagatgaagacTGGAAGAG GTGTAGAATTTCAGGGTGACCCCGGGGACAATGATGGTGGCATCCAGTATGCggagctgagccagcaggggtcTGGAGAGGTCACACACAAG GGTGCTGGTAAACAacatttagaagaaaaggagTCTAGTACTGTCTACAGTGAGGTCTATAAGCCAGAAAGGGAGGCCATGAAGATAACTTAA
- the LOC110145394 gene encoding SLAM family member 9-like isoform X6 encodes MIRRHLIAPPPSPTLEQTDIVLTVLSRVEEKYETCSPHHPESNQRMLLLWPHRLSRQPVMGPCSEDPHLCRPSRLLGFTSFLLSVCSTEVKSSGAHGSGVQDSGVHVSLQGVQGGSVLFHLTKKQEADPEEVSWGFGPESNYRVLLRVRRGADTPTWVSLQDKYQHRVHVPNVTSLRIENLTPEDSGEYRARASFTGGRELTQVFLLTVYGTVPLPEIHVKSASITPGWCNVTLECRAPGDTEDLKVNWEIKGLPRELEQRVTSELPSNSWNLTLNLPLSQPAASLNCVVSNQVDQKTATLDLGKVCVSESQIKFNTQHDPQDPLERASLLSDHPHPACSCPFPLLPADRE; translated from the exons ATGATCAGGAGACATTTGATA gctcctcctccctccccaactcTGGAGCAGACTGACATAGTCCTCACAGTACTTTCAAGAGTAGAGGAAAAATATGAGACTTGCTCTCCTCATCACCCCGAAAGTAACCAGAGG ATGCTTCTTCTCTGGCCTCACAGGCTGAGCAGGCAGCCTGTGATGGGGCCCTGCTCAGAAGACCCCCACCTCTgcaggccctccaggctcctgggaTTCACCAGCTTCCTCCTCA GTGTCTGCAGCACTGAGGTCAAGAGTTCTGGAGCACATGGTTCTGGAGTTCAGGATTCTGGAGTCCATGTTTCCCTGCAGGGGGTCCAAGGAGGTTCTGTGTTGTTTCATCTGACCAAGAAGCAAGAAGCTGACCCAGAGGAGGTCTCATGGGGCTTTGGCCCTGAGTCAAACTACAGAGTCCTGCTGCGAGTCCGCCGTGGGGCAGACACCCCAACCTGGGTCAGCCTCCAGGACAAGTACCAGCACAGGGTCCATGTGCCCAATGTGACGTCCCTGAGGATTGAGAACCTGACCCCAGAGGACAGTGGGGAGTACCGGGCTCGAGCCAGCTTCACTGGAGGAAGAGAACTTACCCAGGTTTTCCTCCTCACTGTCTATG GAACTGTACCCCTTCCTGAGATCCATGTCAAGTCAGCATCCATCACACCAGGCTGGTGCAATGTCACTCTGGAGTGCAGAGCCCCAGGGGATACAGAGGACCTGAAGGTGAACTGGGAGATCAAGGGCCTTCCCAGGGAGCTGGAGCAGAGAGTGACATCAGAACTACCCTCCAACTCCTGGAACCTGACTCTGAACCTGCCCCTGAGCCAGCCTGCTGCCAGCTTGAACTGTGTGGTCAGCAACCAGGTGGACCAGAAAACTGCCACCTTAGACCTGGGGAAAGTCTGTGTCTCTG AGTCTCAGATAAAGTTCAACACTCAGCATGACCCTCAAGACCCTCTGGAAAGAGCCTCTCTTCTCTCTGATCATCCTCATCCTGCTTGTTCCTGCCCTTTCCCTCTCCTGCCTGCTGATCGGGAATGA
- the LOC110145394 gene encoding SLAM family member 9-like isoform X4 → MIRRHLIAPPPSPTLEQTDIVLTVLSRVEEKYETCSPHHPESNQRMLLLWPHRLSRQPVMGPCSEDPHLCRPSRLLGFTSFLLSVCSTEVKSSGAHGSGVQDSGVHVSLQGVQGGSVLFHLTKKQEADPEEVSWGFGPESNYRVLLRVRRGADTPTWVSLQDKYQHRVHVPNVTSLRIENLTPEDSGEYRARASFTGGRELTQVFLLTVYGTVPLPEIHVKSASITPGWCNVTLECRAPGDTEDLKVNWEIKGLPRELEQRVTSELPSNSWNLTLNLPLSQPAASLNCVVSNQVDQKTATLDLGKVCVSDSPRNSSAKTLPGIIGAVVIMLLILVIGLFLWKTYKKKRKMKTGRGCW, encoded by the exons ATGATCAGGAGACATTTGATA gctcctcctccctccccaactcTGGAGCAGACTGACATAGTCCTCACAGTACTTTCAAGAGTAGAGGAAAAATATGAGACTTGCTCTCCTCATCACCCCGAAAGTAACCAGAGG ATGCTTCTTCTCTGGCCTCACAGGCTGAGCAGGCAGCCTGTGATGGGGCCCTGCTCAGAAGACCCCCACCTCTgcaggccctccaggctcctgggaTTCACCAGCTTCCTCCTCA GTGTCTGCAGCACTGAGGTCAAGAGTTCTGGAGCACATGGTTCTGGAGTTCAGGATTCTGGAGTCCATGTTTCCCTGCAGGGGGTCCAAGGAGGTTCTGTGTTGTTTCATCTGACCAAGAAGCAAGAAGCTGACCCAGAGGAGGTCTCATGGGGCTTTGGCCCTGAGTCAAACTACAGAGTCCTGCTGCGAGTCCGCCGTGGGGCAGACACCCCAACCTGGGTCAGCCTCCAGGACAAGTACCAGCACAGGGTCCATGTGCCCAATGTGACGTCCCTGAGGATTGAGAACCTGACCCCAGAGGACAGTGGGGAGTACCGGGCTCGAGCCAGCTTCACTGGAGGAAGAGAACTTACCCAGGTTTTCCTCCTCACTGTCTATG GAACTGTACCCCTTCCTGAGATCCATGTCAAGTCAGCATCCATCACACCAGGCTGGTGCAATGTCACTCTGGAGTGCAGAGCCCCAGGGGATACAGAGGACCTGAAGGTGAACTGGGAGATCAAGGGCCTTCCCAGGGAGCTGGAGCAGAGAGTGACATCAGAACTACCCTCCAACTCCTGGAACCTGACTCTGAACCTGCCCCTGAGCCAGCCTGCTGCCAGCTTGAACTGTGTGGTCAGCAACCAGGTGGACCAGAAAACTGCCACCTTAGACCTGGGGAAAGTCTGTGTCTCTG ATTCACCTAGAAACAGCAGTGCTAAGACCCTGCCAGGCATCATAGGGGCTGTTGTGATTATGCTGTTGATCCTCGTAATTGGACTGTTCCTTTGGAAGACCTataagaagaagaggaagatgaagacTGGAAGAG GGTGCTGGTAA
- the LOC110145394 gene encoding SLAM family member 9-like isoform X5 — MRRLPGHHPSCIWNDQETFDSVCSTEVKSSGAHGSGVQDSGVHVSLQGVQGGSVLFHLTKKQEADPEEVSWGFGPESNYRVLLRVRRGADTPTWVSLQDKYQHRVHVPNVTSLRIENLTPEDSGEYRARASFTGGRELTQVFLLTVYGTVPLPEIHVKSASITPGWCNVTLECRAPGDTEDLKVNWEIKGLPRELEQRVTSELPSNSWNLTLNLPLSQPAASLNCVVSNQVDQKTATLDLGKVCVSDSPRNSSAKTLPGIIGAVVIMLLILVIGLFLWKTYKKKRKMKTGRGVEFQGDPGDNDGGIQYAELSQQGSGEVTHKGAGKQHLEEKESSTVYSEVYKPEREAMKIT, encoded by the exons ATGCGGAGACTCCCAGGACACCATCCAAGCTGCATCTGGAATGATCAGGAGACATTTGATA GTGTCTGCAGCACTGAGGTCAAGAGTTCTGGAGCACATGGTTCTGGAGTTCAGGATTCTGGAGTCCATGTTTCCCTGCAGGGGGTCCAAGGAGGTTCTGTGTTGTTTCATCTGACCAAGAAGCAAGAAGCTGACCCAGAGGAGGTCTCATGGGGCTTTGGCCCTGAGTCAAACTACAGAGTCCTGCTGCGAGTCCGCCGTGGGGCAGACACCCCAACCTGGGTCAGCCTCCAGGACAAGTACCAGCACAGGGTCCATGTGCCCAATGTGACGTCCCTGAGGATTGAGAACCTGACCCCAGAGGACAGTGGGGAGTACCGGGCTCGAGCCAGCTTCACTGGAGGAAGAGAACTTACCCAGGTTTTCCTCCTCACTGTCTATG GAACTGTACCCCTTCCTGAGATCCATGTCAAGTCAGCATCCATCACACCAGGCTGGTGCAATGTCACTCTGGAGTGCAGAGCCCCAGGGGATACAGAGGACCTGAAGGTGAACTGGGAGATCAAGGGCCTTCCCAGGGAGCTGGAGCAGAGAGTGACATCAGAACTACCCTCCAACTCCTGGAACCTGACTCTGAACCTGCCCCTGAGCCAGCCTGCTGCCAGCTTGAACTGTGTGGTCAGCAACCAGGTGGACCAGAAAACTGCCACCTTAGACCTGGGGAAAGTCTGTGTCTCTG ATTCACCTAGAAACAGCAGTGCTAAGACCCTGCCAGGCATCATAGGGGCTGTTGTGATTATGCTGTTGATCCTCGTAATTGGACTGTTCCTTTGGAAGACCTataagaagaagaggaagatgaagacTGGAAGAG GTGTAGAATTTCAGGGTGACCCCGGGGACAATGATGGTGGCATCCAGTATGCggagctgagccagcaggggtcTGGAGAGGTCACACACAAG GGTGCTGGTAAACAacatttagaagaaaaggagTCTAGTACTGTCTACAGTGAGGTCTATAAGCCAGAAAGGGAGGCCATGAAGATAACTTAA
- the LOC110145394 gene encoding SLAM family member 9-like isoform X3, with translation MLLLWPHRLSRQPVMGPCSEDPHLCRPSRLLGFTSFLLSVCSTEVKSSGAHGSGVQDSGVHVSLQGVQGGSVLFHLTKKQEADPEEVSWGFGPESNYRVLLRVRRGADTPTWVSLQDKYQHRVHVPNVTSLRIENLTPEDSGEYRARASFTGGRELTQVFLLTVYGTVPLPEIHVKSASITPGWCNVTLECRAPGDTEDLKVNWEIKGLPRELEQRVTSELPSNSWNLTLNLPLSQPAASLNCVVSNQVDQKTATLDLGKVCVSDSPRNSSAKTLPGIIGAVVIMLLILVIGLFLWKTYKKKRKMKTGRGVEFQGDPGDNDGGIQYAELSQQGSGEVTHKGAGKQHLEEKESSTVYSEVYKPEREAMKIT, from the exons ATGCTTCTTCTCTGGCCTCACAGGCTGAGCAGGCAGCCTGTGATGGGGCCCTGCTCAGAAGACCCCCACCTCTgcaggccctccaggctcctgggaTTCACCAGCTTCCTCCTCA GTGTCTGCAGCACTGAGGTCAAGAGTTCTGGAGCACATGGTTCTGGAGTTCAGGATTCTGGAGTCCATGTTTCCCTGCAGGGGGTCCAAGGAGGTTCTGTGTTGTTTCATCTGACCAAGAAGCAAGAAGCTGACCCAGAGGAGGTCTCATGGGGCTTTGGCCCTGAGTCAAACTACAGAGTCCTGCTGCGAGTCCGCCGTGGGGCAGACACCCCAACCTGGGTCAGCCTCCAGGACAAGTACCAGCACAGGGTCCATGTGCCCAATGTGACGTCCCTGAGGATTGAGAACCTGACCCCAGAGGACAGTGGGGAGTACCGGGCTCGAGCCAGCTTCACTGGAGGAAGAGAACTTACCCAGGTTTTCCTCCTCACTGTCTATG GAACTGTACCCCTTCCTGAGATCCATGTCAAGTCAGCATCCATCACACCAGGCTGGTGCAATGTCACTCTGGAGTGCAGAGCCCCAGGGGATACAGAGGACCTGAAGGTGAACTGGGAGATCAAGGGCCTTCCCAGGGAGCTGGAGCAGAGAGTGACATCAGAACTACCCTCCAACTCCTGGAACCTGACTCTGAACCTGCCCCTGAGCCAGCCTGCTGCCAGCTTGAACTGTGTGGTCAGCAACCAGGTGGACCAGAAAACTGCCACCTTAGACCTGGGGAAAGTCTGTGTCTCTG ATTCACCTAGAAACAGCAGTGCTAAGACCCTGCCAGGCATCATAGGGGCTGTTGTGATTATGCTGTTGATCCTCGTAATTGGACTGTTCCTTTGGAAGACCTataagaagaagaggaagatgaagacTGGAAGAG GTGTAGAATTTCAGGGTGACCCCGGGGACAATGATGGTGGCATCCAGTATGCggagctgagccagcaggggtcTGGAGAGGTCACACACAAG GGTGCTGGTAAACAacatttagaagaaaaggagTCTAGTACTGTCTACAGTGAGGTCTATAAGCCAGAAAGGGAGGCCATGAAGATAACTTAA
- the LOC110145394 gene encoding SLAM family member 9-like isoform X2, giving the protein MIRRHLIMLLLWPHRLSRQPVMGPCSEDPHLCRPSRLLGFTSFLLSVCSTEVKSSGAHGSGVQDSGVHVSLQGVQGGSVLFHLTKKQEADPEEVSWGFGPESNYRVLLRVRRGADTPTWVSLQDKYQHRVHVPNVTSLRIENLTPEDSGEYRARASFTGGRELTQVFLLTVYGTVPLPEIHVKSASITPGWCNVTLECRAPGDTEDLKVNWEIKGLPRELEQRVTSELPSNSWNLTLNLPLSQPAASLNCVVSNQVDQKTATLDLGKVCVSDSPRNSSAKTLPGIIGAVVIMLLILVIGLFLWKTYKKKRKMKTGRGVEFQGDPGDNDGGIQYAELSQQGSGEVTHKGAGKQHLEEKESSTVYSEVYKPEREAMKIT; this is encoded by the exons ATGATCAGGAGACATTTGATA ATGCTTCTTCTCTGGCCTCACAGGCTGAGCAGGCAGCCTGTGATGGGGCCCTGCTCAGAAGACCCCCACCTCTgcaggccctccaggctcctgggaTTCACCAGCTTCCTCCTCA GTGTCTGCAGCACTGAGGTCAAGAGTTCTGGAGCACATGGTTCTGGAGTTCAGGATTCTGGAGTCCATGTTTCCCTGCAGGGGGTCCAAGGAGGTTCTGTGTTGTTTCATCTGACCAAGAAGCAAGAAGCTGACCCAGAGGAGGTCTCATGGGGCTTTGGCCCTGAGTCAAACTACAGAGTCCTGCTGCGAGTCCGCCGTGGGGCAGACACCCCAACCTGGGTCAGCCTCCAGGACAAGTACCAGCACAGGGTCCATGTGCCCAATGTGACGTCCCTGAGGATTGAGAACCTGACCCCAGAGGACAGTGGGGAGTACCGGGCTCGAGCCAGCTTCACTGGAGGAAGAGAACTTACCCAGGTTTTCCTCCTCACTGTCTATG GAACTGTACCCCTTCCTGAGATCCATGTCAAGTCAGCATCCATCACACCAGGCTGGTGCAATGTCACTCTGGAGTGCAGAGCCCCAGGGGATACAGAGGACCTGAAGGTGAACTGGGAGATCAAGGGCCTTCCCAGGGAGCTGGAGCAGAGAGTGACATCAGAACTACCCTCCAACTCCTGGAACCTGACTCTGAACCTGCCCCTGAGCCAGCCTGCTGCCAGCTTGAACTGTGTGGTCAGCAACCAGGTGGACCAGAAAACTGCCACCTTAGACCTGGGGAAAGTCTGTGTCTCTG ATTCACCTAGAAACAGCAGTGCTAAGACCCTGCCAGGCATCATAGGGGCTGTTGTGATTATGCTGTTGATCCTCGTAATTGGACTGTTCCTTTGGAAGACCTataagaagaagaggaagatgaagacTGGAAGAG GTGTAGAATTTCAGGGTGACCCCGGGGACAATGATGGTGGCATCCAGTATGCggagctgagccagcaggggtcTGGAGAGGTCACACACAAG GGTGCTGGTAAACAacatttagaagaaaaggagTCTAGTACTGTCTACAGTGAGGTCTATAAGCCAGAAAGGGAGGCCATGAAGATAACTTAA